A window from Bacteroidota bacterium encodes these proteins:
- a CDS encoding VOC family protein, which produces MNISENCLNWFEIPVENMDRAKQFYQRIFGIEMNEQTIMGMQMTFFPSEHGNGKVGGALVKSDLHKSNTEGVLVYLNANPDVSLVLERIEEEGGVVLMYKTMLTPGAGFVATFLDTEGNRIALHSSY; this is translated from the coding sequence ATGAACATCAGTGAAAACTGCCTTAACTGGTTCGAGATACCAGTTGAAAATATGGATCGGGCAAAACAGTTTTACCAGAGAATTTTCGGTATTGAAATGAATGAGCAAACAATTATGGGAATGCAGATGACTTTTTTCCCTTCAGAACATGGCAATGGAAAAGTAGGTGGCGCCCTGGTGAAAAGTGATTTACATAAATCAAATACTGAAGGAGTTCTGGTCTATTTAAATGCAAACCCTGATGTGTCATTAGTACTGGAAAGAATTGAAGAGGAGGGAGGGGTTGTACTGATGTATAAAACCATGCTGACTCCTGGTGCAGGATTTGTAGCAACATTTCTTGATACAGAGGGTAATCGAATAGCCCTTCATTCATCTTATTAA
- a CDS encoding DUF4342 domain-containing protein → MTTKKESFSINGEELLNKVKELVKEGNIRKISIHDKEGKELLSFPLTIGVVGVLFAPVLAAVGALAALIGECKLTVEREEKPGPDNK, encoded by the coding sequence ATGACAACTAAAAAAGAAAGTTTCAGTATTAACGGAGAAGAATTGCTGAACAAGGTGAAAGAATTGGTTAAAGAAGGAAATATCAGGAAGATCAGTATTCATGATAAAGAGGGAAAAGAACTGTTGAGTTTTCCTTTGACTATCGGAGTAGTAGGGGTTTTATTTGCGCCGGTGCTTGCCGCAGTTGGAGCACTTGCCGCATTGATCGGCGAGTGTAAATTGACAGTAGAAAGAGAAGAGAAACCAGGGCCGGATAATAAATAA
- a CDS encoding DUF3303 domain-containing protein has translation MLYMIIERFHADKVKELYQRFDEKGRMMPEGVEYVNSWINEDVTVCYQVMEATSITQLHEWIAKWDDLVDFEIIPVISSAEVKKRLVK, from the coding sequence ATGCTATACATGATCATTGAACGGTTTCATGCAGACAAGGTAAAAGAATTATATCAACGGTTTGATGAAAAAGGGAGAATGATGCCGGAAGGAGTGGAGTATGTAAATAGCTGGATAAATGAAGACGTTACTGTTTGTTACCAGGTGATGGAAGCCACTTCAATAACCCAACTTCATGAATGGATCGCTAAATGGGATGACCTTGTTGATTTTGAAATAATTCCTGTAATCAGTTCTGCTGAGGTCAAGAAGCGACTGGTGAAGTGA